One region of Salvia miltiorrhiza cultivar Shanhuang (shh) chromosome 3, IMPLAD_Smil_shh, whole genome shotgun sequence genomic DNA includes:
- the LOC131018950 gene encoding uncharacterized protein LOC131018950, protein MEMSKQSMESQASTIKRLETTVGQLSGALNQIQQQQQPGKFHGQPAQTHQALAVIVLRSGKLVDNKVEVPNLTSAEQPNSTLTSAEQPRSAFTSAEQPSSTVTRAELPSSVQPRPELPSLALASPTDGETTDKQKEGEKEKEVKLHKATAPYRPPIPFPNRLRNEKQDRQFEEFYNMLAKVNVNLPLLDVIRNVPAYVKFFKELASNKRRFGDNEKEATELGNLKSTRMCLQLADRTVRYPRGIVEDILVRVGGLIVPVDFVVLEIGDVHENGRDHTLLLGRP, encoded by the exons ATGGAGATGAGCaaacaaagtatggagtccCAAGCTTCTACGATCAAAAGGCTCGAGACTACGGTTGGACAACTTTCCGGTgccttgaatcaaatccaacaacaacagcaacccGGGAAGTTTCATGGTCAACCTGCTCAGACGCATCAAGCTCTTGCTGTAATTGTTCTTCGCAGTGGTAAGttggtggataacaaagtggaggTTCCTAATTTGACCAGCGCAGAGCAGCCGAACTCTACCTTGACCAGCGCAGAGCAGCCGAGATCTGCTTTCACCAGCGCAGAGCAGCCAAGCTCTACTGTGACCAGAGCAGAACTGCCGAGTTCTGTCCAGCCTAGACCAGAGTTGCCGAGCTTAGCGCTGGCCAGCCCGACTGATGGAGAGACGACAGATAAGCAAAAggaaggagagaaagagaaggaggtcaagctccacaaagctactGCACCATATCGACCACCGATTCCTTTTCCGAACAGATTGAGAAACGAGAAGCAGGACCGTCAGTTTGAAGaattctacaacatgttggccaaggtaaatgtgaatttGCCTCTTCTTGATGTGATCCGAAACGTGCCTGCATATGTGAAATTCTTCAAGGAATTGgcatccaacaaaagaaggttcgGTGACAATGAGAAG gaagccacgg agttaggtaatttaaaatctactcGCATGTGCCTCCAACTTGCTGATAGGACCGTCAGGTATCCCCGAGGTATAGTAGAAGATATCCTAGTTAGGGTCGGGGGTTTGATAGTGCCTGTTGATTTTGTCGTACtggagattggggatgtgcacgagaatggtagagatcacacTTTGCTATTAGGAAGGCCCtga